One stretch of Sporomusa termitida DNA includes these proteins:
- a CDS encoding MFS transporter, whose protein sequence is MNGNNTNVIAARASEVDVGKLIDHSKLNKVSLMTIILCGAVMVMDGYEFGIMAVVAPAIMQDWGVSPAVFGGVFSAVFIGYFFGALVCGALADRIGRKKVLILTASIFTVASLLIFFSQNVTQLILLRVIAGFGIGGAIPVAITLTSECAPIKGKGKYLSVMYTGNVLGSMLAGYIAGFLLPTFGWRACFIVGFIVPLVVIILVHYFLPESARWLCVKWKTREQRENLITIVKQIDPNIQITEDTVFSTAGTTNQEKHSTKDLFAGKLKWMTPAVWAFYGISNITLLFFLSWGPQLIVMKGYAVSTAAFISGNAMVFGVLAVLGSGFLYDKIGLRRGWIVYTVGGITVCFLGGATENIFIGLYCLSSLLINCAHMAVTILTPNIYPPAIRNQGAGTAFAVARLGAIAGPLIGGFLLATQLEMSLLVTLMIAVPMFIVSVLCYITGRQYDKYFAPLYAGQLEIKK, encoded by the coding sequence ATGAACGGGAACAATACCAATGTAATTGCCGCGCGGGCTTCGGAAGTCGATGTCGGAAAACTTATTGATCATTCCAAGTTGAATAAGGTATCGCTGATGACCATTATTTTGTGTGGCGCTGTAATGGTCATGGATGGATATGAGTTCGGAATAATGGCGGTTGTAGCACCGGCAATTATGCAGGATTGGGGTGTTAGCCCCGCCGTATTCGGAGGGGTATTTTCGGCCGTCTTTATCGGCTATTTTTTCGGGGCGTTGGTATGCGGTGCGCTTGCAGACAGGATCGGCAGAAAAAAAGTTCTTATTCTTACGGCAAGTATTTTTACTGTTGCATCCTTACTTATATTCTTTTCTCAAAACGTTACTCAATTGATTCTGCTGCGTGTAATAGCCGGTTTCGGTATCGGCGGCGCAATTCCAGTCGCAATTACATTGACCAGCGAATGCGCGCCAATAAAAGGAAAAGGAAAGTATTTATCTGTTATGTATACGGGCAATGTCTTAGGTTCAATGCTTGCCGGATATATAGCAGGCTTTTTGTTACCGACTTTCGGCTGGCGTGCGTGTTTTATTGTAGGCTTTATTGTTCCTTTGGTAGTGATAATTTTGGTGCACTATTTCCTGCCTGAATCGGCCAGATGGCTTTGTGTAAAGTGGAAAACCAGGGAACAAAGGGAAAATCTTATTACAATAGTCAAACAGATAGATCCCAATATCCAAATTACTGAAGACACTGTGTTCTCAACTGCAGGCACAACGAATCAGGAGAAACATTCTACCAAAGATCTTTTTGCCGGAAAACTGAAATGGATGACTCCGGCGGTGTGGGCTTTTTACGGCATCAGTAATATAACACTTCTTTTTTTCCTTTCTTGGGGACCGCAGCTAATCGTTATGAAAGGTTATGCGGTTTCAACGGCGGCATTTATATCCGGAAACGCTATGGTTTTTGGTGTACTTGCTGTCCTGGGCAGCGGATTTCTTTATGACAAAATTGGACTTAGAAGAGGCTGGATCGTGTATACCGTCGGCGGAATTACCGTTTGTTTTTTAGGTGGAGCAACAGAAAATATATTTATCGGCCTGTACTGCTTAAGCAGCCTCCTGATCAACTGCGCGCACATGGCTGTAACCATACTCACCCCTAACATATATCCGCCGGCAATAAGAAATCAAGGCGCCGGCACTGCCTTCGCTGTGGCGAGACTCGGAGCCATCGCCGGCCCGCTGATCGGCGGCTTCCTGCTTGCAACTCAATTGGAAATGTCACTATTGGTAACGCTAATGATCGCTGTGCCGATGTTCATCGTTTCAGTTCTCTGCTATATCACAGGCAGACAGTATGATAAATATTTCGCGCCTTTATACGCCGGCCAGCTTGAAATCAAGAAATAA
- the nrfD gene encoding NrfD/PsrC family molybdoenzyme membrane anchor subunit translates to MSHNHNSWGWMLALDFFFGGMGASMLVIAGIADLFLGAGKTSLLGDFMGPVFVACGAGLLTFELGRPFQAWRVFVNSQAMLTKGAWTMTLCIVFGFAYFGIEFLPIAPGLISAYFGIEILPIVSGFASASFGIETLPWRGLAALRQVLAVLCIITGLVVAIYPGILLGRLKSCPLWNGPGLMALFLLSSLATGIAAHIVCGLILPAVANGVLERLPLLLAALLFSQFILWAAYIWIKITGTTEQEAEAARRWTRGGRYAALFKIGFMLFGTVLPLILFFFANPIAEAVAALLVIFGGAIMRNLVLYSGQDGTGAPAILGPVLTNVRTE, encoded by the coding sequence ATGAGTCACAACCATAATTCATGGGGTTGGATGCTGGCATTAGACTTCTTTTTTGGCGGTATGGGTGCCAGTATGTTGGTCATTGCCGGAATAGCTGATTTGTTTTTGGGGGCTGGCAAGACTTCTCTTTTGGGTGATTTTATGGGCCCTGTTTTTGTTGCTTGTGGTGCAGGACTGCTGACTTTTGAACTCGGCCGTCCTTTCCAGGCCTGGCGGGTTTTTGTAAATTCCCAGGCGATGCTTACTAAGGGAGCCTGGACTATGACCCTTTGTATTGTTTTCGGCTTCGCTTATTTTGGAATCGAATTTCTGCCTATTGCTCCCGGCCTTATCTCCGCTTACTTCGGAATCGAAATTTTACCTATTGTTTCCGGCTTTGCCTCCGCTTCCTTCGGCATCGAAACTCTGCCTTGGCGCGGATTGGCGGCACTGCGTCAAGTTTTAGCCGTACTCTGTATTATCACGGGCTTGGTAGTCGCTATTTATCCTGGCATCTTACTGGGCAGGCTTAAATCCTGCCCGTTATGGAACGGCCCTGGGTTAATGGCCTTGTTTTTGCTGTCTTCGCTGGCAACCGGAATTGCTGCCCACATTGTTTGCGGTTTAATCCTGCCGGCAGTTGCCAATGGCGTACTGGAAAGGTTGCCCCTGCTGCTGGCAGCGCTGCTTTTTAGCCAGTTTATCCTCTGGGCGGCTTATATATGGATTAAAATTACCGGCACCACCGAACAGGAGGCCGAGGCCGCCCGCAGATGGACAAGGGGCGGCCGCTATGCGGCGCTGTTTAAAATTGGGTTTATGTTATTCGGGACCGTGCTGCCGCTGATCCTTTTTTTCTTCGCCAACCCAATAGCTGAGGCGGTTGCCGCCTTACTTGTCATCTTTGGCGGCGCGATCATGCGTAACCTGGTGCTTTACAGCGGACAAGACGGTACAGGCGCACCCGCGATTCTAGGTCCGGTTTTAACGAATGTGAGAACCGAGTAA
- a CDS encoding molybdopterin-dependent oxidoreductase, whose amino-acid sequence MLSSIKESLKKIKVDSAATASLSGGELALKTAAVWAEGSPVPQGKKEYKGYCHMCMAVGSCSNIVTVENGVVTNIEGDPERTTNRSTLCARGKGAIMNMYNPYRIKAPMKRTNPKKGMNEDPGWVEISWEEAIQIAGQKLKEVHDRDPRELVHFYGFAAYECSHGTFGHGHWAKSVFGTPNASSCKGQQCAVHYGGALTMTAFPTVNYDAAHVKYIVALGKGLGLDIGGANGDARGAAYAWENGLHSVVIGPYCNIEAGKGEWIPSRPGTDLSIIYALLHTILYELNRFDIDFVKRRTNAPYLINGQGEYARGSSGKPQIWDAASESMKDFDDISLQDPALEGSFAWQGEKVRPAFTLFKESLKNFTPEWASGISAIPADTLRRIATELVDYAQIGSTINIDGQVMPYRPSSVILGRGVSNHVDGTLIDCFSRVLNMLLGNIGYPGGITSTGSALYKRNADGVVEPISEATTATSFHWPPQYLDLYDFFPHRHSTNALMLRVICDPQAWGFDYKPTVLFSSAANPVTCCGDPDIAIEALTKFDYIIYHACYHMDEMAMMSDLLLPEGAALEEDSLHLFPGIEATFTTGEKDFYTKHRGIIWKNGVGRLYNTMNGNDVLIKILKEAGLLPALNDWVNKNGCVGIPNPSSPKFKDPRYQLDVNKEYTIMEMWDLNLKSSGLGIDLNYLKEHRFFPTHGMKSNADLYPSHRDKETRFPIYLMSQKHSGDFLIAEIQKAGVDTKKYVGVSLDELRRRYTAVPYYPDDSLRPIFNHPPEYDMSSFTFRMPMFLYRMGSMDQNPITRDWSSKYHPEFNTVLINAETARKKGINEGDLIVVESQFGKTQGRAYLTQRCHPETIGIGGTLGRKTRWLGKDLVNDTSYNDIWGAPIGYVDPIDGAVEFTIAVKVYKASALPGKKSASR is encoded by the coding sequence ATGTTGAGCAGCATAAAAGAATCTTTAAAAAAAATAAAGGTTGACAGCGCTGCGACAGCTTCTTTAAGTGGCGGGGAATTGGCTTTAAAAACTGCCGCTGTTTGGGCTGAAGGCAGTCCGGTTCCCCAGGGGAAGAAGGAATATAAAGGGTATTGCCACATGTGCATGGCAGTTGGGTCGTGCAGCAATATCGTTACCGTAGAAAACGGTGTTGTGACGAATATTGAAGGGGATCCGGAGCGCACGACCAACCGCAGCACTTTATGCGCCCGCGGCAAGGGCGCAATAATGAATATGTATAACCCCTATCGTATTAAAGCCCCCATGAAGCGAACCAATCCCAAGAAAGGGATGAATGAAGACCCGGGGTGGGTGGAAATCTCCTGGGAGGAGGCAATCCAAATTGCGGGGCAGAAATTAAAGGAGGTCCATGACCGCGATCCGCGCGAACTCGTGCATTTTTATGGATTTGCCGCCTACGAGTGTTCTCATGGCACCTTTGGTCATGGACATTGGGCCAAGTCCGTTTTTGGCACGCCCAATGCAAGCAGCTGCAAAGGTCAGCAGTGCGCGGTTCACTACGGCGGAGCGCTGACAATGACGGCCTTCCCTACGGTCAATTATGATGCCGCCCACGTGAAATATATCGTTGCTTTGGGGAAGGGGCTGGGGCTTGATATCGGCGGCGCTAACGGAGACGCCAGAGGCGCCGCTTATGCCTGGGAAAACGGCCTGCACAGTGTAGTAATCGGCCCTTATTGTAATATTGAAGCCGGCAAAGGCGAATGGATTCCTTCCAGACCGGGAACGGACCTTTCCATTATTTATGCGTTATTGCATACGATTTTATATGAGTTAAACCGTTTTGATATTGATTTTGTCAAACGGAGAACCAATGCGCCTTATCTGATTAATGGCCAGGGCGAATACGCCCGCGGCAGCAGCGGAAAACCTCAAATCTGGGATGCCGCCAGCGAAAGTATGAAAGATTTTGATGACATTAGCCTGCAGGATCCGGCCCTGGAAGGCAGTTTCGCCTGGCAGGGGGAAAAAGTTCGGCCGGCGTTTACCTTGTTTAAAGAAAGCCTCAAGAACTTTACGCCTGAATGGGCCAGCGGGATTTCCGCTATTCCTGCAGACACCTTGCGGCGAATTGCGACTGAGCTCGTTGACTACGCGCAAATCGGCAGTACTATTAATATTGACGGACAAGTCATGCCGTACCGGCCCTCATCTGTAATATTGGGCCGCGGTGTATCCAATCATGTCGATGGCACATTGATTGATTGCTTCAGCCGTGTTCTGAATATGCTTTTAGGCAATATTGGCTATCCGGGTGGGATCACTTCTACTGGTTCGGCTCTTTATAAAAGAAATGCCGACGGTGTCGTTGAACCCATTTCCGAAGCCACGACGGCTACCAGTTTTCATTGGCCGCCGCAGTATTTGGATTTGTATGATTTTTTCCCGCACAGGCATTCCACCAATGCGCTGATGCTTCGTGTTATCTGCGATCCGCAAGCATGGGGGTTTGATTATAAGCCGACCGTGCTGTTTTCATCCGCCGCCAATCCTGTTACCTGTTGCGGTGACCCGGATATTGCAATCGAGGCCTTAACCAAATTTGATTATATTATCTACCATGCCTGCTACCATATGGATGAAATGGCGATGATGTCGGATCTGTTATTGCCTGAGGGCGCAGCCTTGGAAGAGGATTCGCTGCATTTATTTCCCGGCATTGAAGCCACGTTTACCACGGGAGAAAAGGACTTCTATACCAAGCACAGAGGGATTATCTGGAAGAATGGCGTTGGCCGTTTATATAACACGATGAATGGCAACGACGTCCTGATCAAAATCCTGAAAGAGGCAGGCCTCCTGCCGGCTCTCAATGACTGGGTCAATAAAAACGGCTGTGTCGGTATTCCGAACCCGAGCAGTCCTAAATTTAAAGATCCGCGCTATCAACTGGATGTAAATAAGGAATACACCATCATGGAGATGTGGGATCTTAATTTAAAGAGCAGCGGACTCGGCATTGATCTGAATTACCTGAAAGAGCATCGGTTTTTCCCTACGCACGGGATGAAATCCAATGCAGACTTATACCCTTCGCACAGAGATAAAGAAACCCGCTTTCCGATTTATCTGATGTCCCAGAAACACAGCGGTGATTTTCTCATTGCCGAAATTCAAAAAGCAGGGGTCGATACGAAGAAATATGTGGGAGTCTCTCTGGATGAATTAAGGCGTCGTTACACGGCTGTGCCTTATTATCCTGATGATAGTCTCAGACCGATCTTTAACCATCCGCCGGAATACGATATGTCGAGCTTTACCTTCCGTATGCCCATGTTCTTGTACCGCATGGGTTCGATGGATCAAAACCCCATTACCAGAGATTGGAGTTCAAAATACCACCCGGAATTTAATACGGTATTGATCAATGCCGAAACCGCCAGAAAAAAGGGAATTAATGAAGGTGATCTGATCGTTGTTGAATCTCAATTCGGGAAGACACAAGGAAGAGCCTATCTGACACAGCGCTGTCATCCGGAAACGATTGGCATCGGAGGAACCCTCGGGCGAAAAACACGCTGGCTGGGAAAGGACTTGGTGAATGATACCAGCTATAACGATATTTGGGGTGCCCCAATAGGCTATGTTGATCCGATTGACGGGGCAGTTGAATTTACCATTGCTGTTAAGGTTTATAAAGCATCAGCACTGCCTGGGAAAAAATCGGCGAGCCGCTAG
- a CDS encoding 4Fe-4S dicluster domain-containing protein: protein MRYGMLIDLNKCSACGACVIACKIEQGTPHQTYWGNLFYKEVGRYPFAKRRHIPMACMHCADAPCVKECPTKASYYDENGLVLVDADKCVGCKACIIACPYGARHFNFSTPINNPYWGKGQEATPFALAKADCHRPGTVGKCTFCVGRLQENKQPACVQTCIVNCRIFGDLDDPNSELVKQIHEKDAVPLHSELGTKPSVYYVGEF, encoded by the coding sequence ATGAGATACGGAATGTTGATCGATTTGAATAAATGCAGTGCCTGCGGAGCCTGTGTCATAGCTTGTAAGATCGAACAAGGTACGCCTCATCAGACGTATTGGGGCAACCTGTTTTATAAAGAGGTGGGCCGCTATCCTTTCGCTAAAAGGCGCCACATTCCCATGGCGTGCATGCACTGCGCCGATGCCCCCTGTGTCAAGGAGTGCCCGACGAAAGCCAGTTATTATGATGAAAATGGGTTGGTACTGGTAGATGCCGATAAATGTGTTGGCTGCAAGGCTTGTATTATTGCCTGTCCATACGGTGCGCGCCATTTCAACTTCAGTACTCCTATCAATAATCCCTATTGGGGTAAGGGTCAGGAGGCAACGCCCTTTGCTTTGGCCAAGGCCGATTGCCATCGGCCGGGGACAGTAGGCAAATGCACGTTTTGCGTCGGTCGTTTACAGGAAAACAAGCAGCCGGCCTGTGTTCAGACTTGTATAGTAAACTGCCGTATTTTCGGTGATCTGGATGATCCGAACAGCGAATTGGTCAAACAGATTCATGAGAAGGATGCGGTTCCCCTGCACTCGGAGTTGGGGACTAAGCCTTCCGTATATTATGTGGGTGAATTTTAA
- a CDS encoding FAD-dependent oxidoreductase: MAKTVLEQAREIPVYCECDILVVGAGPAGVTAAIAAAKNHGGKVVLLERYPYLGGMATGGQVLAIPFLSDGPQQLIAGIMDEWIDRLRSKPNGVFGPDKSEVGSTDEKVLKKYRHHNVFGLANVRYGVNVDPEMLKIVLNEMVRDYGITVYCHCWGCQAVMEEQTVKGVIFESKEGRKAILAKVTIDCTGDGDIFASAGADFELSTFATSRTSNTALVFRLAGVDYDRFAETFYKTNLEILDIHANGGNLGELKQLVGFSLWPFSSHRNDIIWINNWIPRNCMSIQGLTETAFTMTDAALKIITYFREQFPGMENAYLYDFASQVGTRGSRRLKGVERLTMDNIAHRTGRDDLIAVMPTLGGMEEYPRIEIPYGTLVPETVDGILAAGRCFSSEETANEEANWIPHCIALGEAAGTAAAIALNTAVQPRAVDIKKLQQTLKAQGVYLYDQ, translated from the coding sequence ATGGCAAAAACAGTTCTAGAACAAGCCCGCGAGATACCGGTTTATTGCGAATGTGATATTTTAGTTGTGGGTGCCGGACCTGCGGGCGTTACGGCAGCGATCGCCGCAGCAAAAAACCACGGTGGCAAGGTCGTACTGCTGGAACGCTATCCGTACCTTGGCGGCATGGCCACCGGCGGACAGGTACTTGCAATCCCCTTTCTTAGCGATGGTCCCCAACAGCTGATTGCCGGTATAATGGACGAATGGATTGACCGGTTGCGGTCAAAGCCAAATGGGGTTTTCGGACCCGACAAATCGGAAGTTGGGTCCACAGATGAAAAAGTGCTGAAAAAATACCGTCACCACAATGTTTTCGGTTTAGCTAATGTCCGCTACGGAGTTAACGTGGACCCGGAAATGCTAAAAATAGTCCTAAATGAAATGGTGAGGGATTATGGTATTACCGTATACTGCCACTGCTGGGGCTGTCAGGCCGTCATGGAAGAACAAACTGTAAAGGGTGTGATCTTTGAGAGCAAGGAAGGCCGCAAGGCTATTCTCGCCAAAGTAACCATAGATTGCACCGGTGATGGTGATATTTTCGCCTCGGCCGGTGCTGATTTTGAGCTATCGACCTTTGCCACTTCCCGTACAAGCAACACCGCTCTTGTATTCCGACTCGCTGGCGTTGATTATGACCGCTTCGCCGAAACGTTTTATAAAACCAATCTGGAGATTCTCGATATACACGCAAATGGCGGCAACCTTGGTGAACTAAAACAGCTGGTGGGATTTTCGCTGTGGCCGTTTTCATCCCACCGCAACGACATCATCTGGATCAACAACTGGATTCCCCGTAACTGCATGAGTATCCAGGGGCTAACGGAAACCGCTTTTACGATGACGGACGCCGCGCTAAAGATTATCACCTATTTTCGCGAACAGTTTCCCGGGATGGAGAACGCATACTTGTATGATTTTGCCTCTCAGGTTGGTACCCGGGGCAGCCGCAGACTTAAAGGGGTTGAAAGGCTGACCATGGACAATATTGCCCACCGTACCGGGCGCGATGATCTTATTGCAGTAATGCCCACCCTCGGCGGAATGGAAGAGTACCCCAGGATAGAAATACCTTACGGTACGCTCGTTCCCGAAACGGTAGACGGTATTCTCGCCGCAGGCCGCTGCTTTTCTTCTGAGGAGACCGCTAACGAGGAGGCAAACTGGATACCCCACTGCATCGCTCTCGGTGAGGCGGCAGGAACAGCCGCCGCGATCGCTCTTAACACGGCAGTACAGCCGCGTGCTGTTGATATCAAAAAGCTCCAGCAAACATTAAAAGCACAGGGGGTTTATCTATACGACCAGTAA
- a CDS encoding LysR family transcriptional regulator gives MDIRLMKEFICLAEQLNFSKAASRLYVSQSVLSRHIANLEKILGVQLFIRDTQSVQLTAAGEFVRDEFAAVVAKYDEAIRKINQMLSGIVGELRVGFLERAVKIFLPDLITQFRSMYPNVSLQLDQYNMGALAQALKREEIDIAFSLLFDQPEKGYSSKTLYRDSLAIVLPKNHPFAGKKVISLADLAHEPFIFAGKGESPGMFKRVIELCMANGFSPNIIKQYSFPENALLMVKTGLGIAILSRHMESTDSDLWFGSIEGDNTKIDVVITWKTANTNPAIQLFLKLLDSITF, from the coding sequence ATGGATATACGTCTGATGAAAGAGTTTATCTGCTTAGCGGAACAATTGAATTTCAGTAAGGCGGCAAGCAGATTGTATGTCTCGCAATCTGTTCTTAGCAGGCATATCGCGAATCTGGAAAAAATTTTGGGAGTGCAGCTGTTTATTCGGGATACCCAATCGGTGCAGCTTACAGCTGCAGGCGAATTTGTGCGGGATGAATTTGCCGCTGTCGTTGCCAAGTATGATGAGGCTATAAGAAAAATTAATCAGATGTTGTCCGGTATTGTGGGAGAGTTGAGGGTAGGTTTTCTTGAGAGAGCAGTAAAAATTTTTTTACCGGACTTAATCACCCAATTTCGTTCAATGTATCCCAATGTTTCTTTACAGCTGGATCAATATAATATGGGGGCCTTGGCGCAGGCATTAAAGCGCGAAGAAATAGATATCGCGTTTTCATTGTTGTTTGACCAACCAGAAAAAGGATATAGTTCGAAAACATTGTACAGGGATTCTCTGGCTATAGTTTTGCCTAAGAACCATCCTTTTGCCGGCAAAAAGGTAATTTCACTTGCAGATTTAGCACACGAACCCTTTATTTTTGCAGGAAAAGGAGAATCTCCCGGAATGTTCAAGCGTGTAATTGAATTATGTATGGCAAATGGATTTTCACCAAATATTATTAAACAGTATTCTTTTCCGGAAAATGCATTGCTAATGGTGAAAACAGGGCTAGGTATTGCTATACTGTCCCGCCATATGGAATCGACGGATTCGGATCTATGGTTTGGGAGCATAGAAGGGGATAATACGAAAATTGACGTTGTTATTACTTGGAAAACAGCAAATACAAATCCTGCTATCCAACTTTTCTTAAAACTGCTTGATTCTATTACATTCTGA
- a CDS encoding S-layer homology domain-containing protein — translation MKKTLVTLLAPVFILSSGATALAAPANPFVDVPAKHWAYDAVAILAKTGIVDGYGDGTFRGDRNMTRYEMAEIIDKAIAKADQADAVSKALIDKLAVEFEAELNSLGVRVAKVEAKQNVWIGGETRLRWVTNSPASETGNAKLHGSDNFEFRQRLKFWGTVNDNVSWYGRLTTVGGNKFGAYEGISNSGSAVGIDLFAITAKNFLGIDSLRVGRFPLDSVGHGILGKAIGVDGFRLDQQFGPNVTFTGAVNNVKWNANAITNAAGNPGVSVPIDGTGLPGSGDARTLTNGQLAFKLTDNFGMKAGYYWADIPGGRTTMNVAASYPVTMFDRSQGWIVGFNAKVGDYKLFGDYMSTTLDNNVASGPFAISSNPKGWFLQLTNSKVSPYVIYGAANLVNPVQVGTDAWMVSYRSLDAGVSPSGAGGWDTGTVAYATQLNAFTKASDNVKCLSLAYQKVIAKNVLMSLEYADFKLKNKTLAGLNSDSLDKNTQVKFEFFY, via the coding sequence ATGAAAAAAACTCTCGTAACTTTGCTTGCGCCCGTTTTTATTCTAAGCAGCGGCGCCACTGCGCTGGCCGCTCCGGCTAACCCGTTCGTCGACGTTCCGGCCAAACACTGGGCTTATGACGCGGTAGCCATCCTGGCGAAAACCGGCATCGTTGACGGCTATGGCGACGGCACCTTCAGAGGCGACCGCAACATGACCCGTTATGAAATGGCTGAAATCATCGACAAAGCCATCGCGAAAGCTGACCAAGCCGACGCCGTCAGCAAGGCGCTCATTGACAAACTGGCGGTTGAGTTCGAGGCGGAACTTAACAGCCTGGGTGTCCGGGTGGCTAAAGTCGAAGCAAAACAGAACGTTTGGATCGGCGGCGAAACCCGCCTCCGCTGGGTAACCAACAGCCCGGCAAGCGAGACCGGCAACGCCAAACTCCATGGCTCCGACAATTTCGAGTTTCGGCAACGGCTCAAGTTTTGGGGCACTGTCAATGATAATGTTTCCTGGTACGGTCGTCTGACCACTGTCGGCGGCAACAAATTCGGCGCTTATGAAGGTATCAGCAACTCCGGCTCAGCGGTCGGCATCGACCTTTTCGCCATTACCGCGAAGAATTTCCTCGGCATCGACAGCCTGCGCGTCGGCCGTTTTCCCCTGGATAGCGTCGGCCACGGCATCCTCGGCAAAGCCATCGGCGTCGACGGCTTCCGGCTTGACCAGCAATTCGGGCCTAATGTTACCTTCACCGGCGCTGTCAACAACGTGAAATGGAACGCCAACGCGATTACTAATGCTGCAGGCAATCCCGGTGTTTCCGTTCCGATTGATGGTACAGGCTTGCCGGGGAGCGGCGATGCCAGAACACTGACCAACGGCCAGCTAGCCTTCAAACTAACTGACAACTTCGGCATGAAAGCCGGTTACTACTGGGCCGACATTCCTGGTGGCCGGACCACCATGAACGTTGCTGCGTCGTATCCTGTGACCATGTTTGACCGCTCCCAAGGCTGGATTGTCGGCTTTAACGCCAAGGTCGGTGATTACAAACTGTTTGGCGACTACATGTCCACCACGCTGGATAACAACGTTGCTTCCGGCCCGTTTGCCATTTCGTCTAACCCCAAGGGCTGGTTCCTCCAACTGACCAACAGCAAGGTAAGCCCGTATGTGATATATGGGGCAGCTAACCTGGTCAATCCGGTCCAGGTGGGTACCGATGCCTGGATGGTATCGTATCGTTCGCTTGACGCGGGTGTAAGCCCCTCCGGCGCCGGCGGCTGGGACACCGGTACAGTGGCCTACGCCACTCAGCTGAACGCCTTCACCAAAGCCTCCGACAACGTAAAGTGTCTCAGCTTGGCATACCAGAAGGTTATTGCCAAGAATGTCCTTATGTCCCTGGAATATGCCGACTTTAAACTCAAGAACAAAACTCTGGCCGGTCTGAACAGCGACAGCCTGGATAAAAACACTCAGGTAAAATTTGAATTCTTCTACTAA